From one Arenicella chitinivorans genomic stretch:
- a CDS encoding tryptophan halogenase family protein yields MTEQRINKVVIVGGGTAGWITAAVLARLLGKNLNITLIESDAIGTVGVGEATIPPILTLNKALGIDQLEFMTQTKATIKLGIEFENWRNPGHRYMHAFGNLGRDYPFCGFEQLWLRGLREGCSTDFWDYSLNYQAAKQGKFALLESIPKTDMQGIIYAYHFDAGLYANFLRDLSIKAGVERIEGKIKQVQQHPESGFIDQLELEDGQAVAGDLFIDCSGFRGLLIKQTLGVEYEDWSNWLLNDSALAVQSEATLPIKPYTQSIAHQAGWRWRIPLTHRTGNGVVFSSDFMQAAEAEHILRTELDGELLGEPRLIKFNTGKRREAWHKNCVAIGLSSGFLEPLESTSIHMIQTAAIRLLKLFPHTGIKDAEVAEYNRQTNDEIDHIRDFIILHYHATERDDSDYWRHCRSMSIPDSLQHKIELFQQTGKVSTPTEHLFSDVAWQQVMIGQGIEPQGYHPLADAMSSAQLVEYHRNIKSIINQVVEKLPKHQDFLEAVHKR; encoded by the coding sequence ATGACTGAACAACGTATCAATAAGGTCGTCATCGTTGGCGGTGGCACCGCAGGTTGGATTACCGCTGCGGTGCTGGCGCGATTGCTGGGCAAAAACCTTAACATCACCTTGATCGAATCCGATGCCATCGGCACGGTCGGGGTTGGCGAAGCGACCATTCCACCGATCCTCACGCTCAATAAAGCATTGGGAATTGATCAGCTCGAGTTTATGACCCAAACCAAGGCTACCATCAAACTCGGTATTGAGTTTGAGAACTGGCGAAATCCGGGGCATCGCTACATGCACGCATTTGGCAATCTTGGGCGCGATTACCCGTTTTGTGGCTTCGAACAACTGTGGTTACGCGGTCTGCGTGAAGGTTGCAGCACCGACTTTTGGGATTATTCGCTTAATTATCAGGCTGCCAAGCAAGGCAAGTTCGCCTTGTTGGAGTCGATCCCCAAAACCGACATGCAGGGCATCATTTATGCCTATCATTTTGATGCCGGTTTGTACGCGAATTTTCTGCGTGATTTGAGTATCAAAGCCGGTGTGGAACGAATTGAAGGCAAAATAAAACAGGTACAACAACACCCAGAATCTGGGTTTATCGACCAGCTGGAGCTCGAGGATGGTCAAGCCGTGGCGGGCGATCTGTTTATCGACTGCTCTGGCTTTCGTGGCTTACTGATCAAGCAAACACTCGGGGTTGAGTATGAGGACTGGTCCAACTGGTTGTTGAATGATTCCGCACTGGCGGTGCAGTCCGAAGCCACATTGCCGATCAAACCCTATACGCAATCCATTGCGCACCAAGCCGGCTGGCGCTGGCGCATTCCGTTAACGCATCGCACTGGCAATGGTGTGGTGTTTAGTTCCGACTTTATGCAAGCGGCGGAGGCGGAGCACATACTGCGCACCGAACTTGACGGCGAGTTGCTCGGCGAACCAAGGTTGATTAAATTCAACACCGGTAAGCGGCGTGAGGCCTGGCACAAGAACTGTGTTGCCATCGGTTTGTCCTCCGGTTTTTTGGAACCACTGGAATCCACCAGCATTCACATGATCCAAACTGCTGCGATCCGTCTGCTCAAGCTGTTCCCACACACTGGCATCAAAGACGCCGAGGTCGCCGAATACAATCGTCAGACCAACGACGAAATCGACCACATTCGTGACTTCATCATCCTGCACTATCACGCCACCGAACGCGACGACAGCGACTACTGGCGTCATTGCCGGTCCATGTCGATTCCAGACAGCTTGCAGCACAAGATTGAACTGTTCCAGCAAACCGGCAAAGTCAGCACACCAACTGAACACCTGTTCTCCGACGTCGCCTGGCAACAAGTCATGATCGGGCAGGGTATCGAACCCCAGGGGTATCATCCACTGGCAGACGCCATGAGTTCAGCGCAACTGGTCGAATACCATCGTAATATCAAAAGCATCATCAATCAGGTGGTTGAGAAGCTGCCTAAGCACCAGGATTTCTTAGAGGCAGTGCATAAAAGATAG
- a CDS encoding CsgG/HfaB family protein, whose product MKFANTLGLLLVAVLFSNTALADKPTMAVLDFRNQSSAYWWGSNVGRELGGMLTNELASGKKFRMIEREKLASVLGEQDLAASGRVSGSKAAKMGKMVGAQYLVTATVSAFESNVNSTGGGISYKGVSLGGKRKKAYIAVDLRVVDSTTGEIVDTRTVEARSGGMGMSIGLRRNGFGGALANEKKTPAGKAIRAVVAEISGYLECSMVTKGRCLDKYEEKERKRRESLSDGIDLD is encoded by the coding sequence ATGAAATTTGCCAATACCTTGGGGCTACTACTAGTCGCCGTTTTATTTTCGAATACCGCCTTGGCTGACAAGCCAACCATGGCGGTACTCGACTTCCGAAATCAAAGTTCAGCCTATTGGTGGGGCAGTAATGTGGGCCGGGAACTCGGTGGCATGCTGACCAATGAACTCGCCAGCGGCAAAAAGTTTCGCATGATTGAGCGCGAGAAGCTCGCGTCGGTTCTAGGTGAACAGGATCTGGCGGCCTCGGGGCGCGTCAGTGGTAGTAAGGCTGCCAAGATGGGGAAGATGGTTGGTGCACAGTACTTAGTTACTGCCACGGTAAGCGCCTTCGAATCTAATGTTAACTCCACCGGCGGCGGCATCTCATATAAAGGCGTATCGCTAGGCGGCAAACGCAAGAAAGCCTATATTGCAGTGGACTTACGCGTGGTTGATTCCACGACTGGTGAAATTGTCGACACACGCACAGTAGAAGCACGGTCAGGCGGCATGGGTATGAGCATCGGTCTTCGACGCAATGGTTTTGGTGGCGCGTTAGCCAACGAGAAAAAGACACCGGCGGGCAAAGCTATCCGCGCGGTCGTCGCCGAAATCTCTGGCTACCTCGAATGCTCAATGGTGACCAAGGGCCGCTGCCTAGACAAATACGAAGAGAAAGAGCGTAAACGTCGCGAGAGCTTAAGCGACGGCATTGATCTCGACTAA
- a CDS encoding alkane 1-monooxygenase, translating to MTTYVVDHPEKGHIQYRDKKRWLWCGAILFSLMPLPIIAAFVWSDNPWVLILPLEISFILIPIIDHFVGVDTNNPPEEIVPQLDADPYYHRLILLSVPVHFITIFTGAWLVGTHPLPLGFLIAFAIVMGLYSGMSINTAHEIGHKNTKRERLLSRFALAVTGYGHFCSDHNFGHHRDVATPEDPVSARMGESVYRFMLREIPGALKRGWEAEAARLRRRKKPVWSHHNHILQSYAITLAYQGGLVLIFGWILIPFFVIHNGFAWFQLTSANYIEHYGLLRAKKPNGRYERCQPHHSWNANHTFSNLMLFQLQRHSDHHANPARSFQSLRSFDDLPELPFGYFTMYMIAYIPALWFRVMDPILMAIPHINGNLSNVNLDPKRADEYRAKWGDTDTQKSAA from the coding sequence ATGACAACCTATGTAGTTGATCACCCAGAGAAGGGGCATATTCAGTATCGAGATAAAAAGCGCTGGCTGTGGTGCGGTGCCATTCTGTTTTCGTTAATGCCTTTGCCCATCATCGCGGCTTTCGTGTGGAGCGATAATCCCTGGGTATTAATTTTGCCGCTGGAAATCTCATTTATTCTGATTCCGATTATTGATCATTTCGTTGGCGTGGACACCAATAATCCGCCCGAAGAAATAGTGCCGCAGCTCGATGCGGACCCGTATTATCATCGTCTTATACTGCTTTCCGTGCCGGTGCACTTTATTACCATCTTCACCGGCGCCTGGCTGGTTGGCACGCACCCATTACCGCTTGGCTTTCTGATTGCCTTCGCTATTGTGATGGGGCTCTACAGCGGTATGAGCATTAATACTGCGCATGAGATTGGGCATAAGAACACCAAACGTGAGCGCTTGCTCTCTCGCTTTGCGCTCGCAGTCACTGGCTATGGTCATTTCTGTAGTGATCACAATTTTGGCCATCATCGTGATGTTGCCACGCCGGAAGATCCAGTCAGTGCGCGCATGGGAGAGTCGGTTTACCGATTTATGTTGCGAGAAATACCGGGCGCACTGAAGCGTGGTTGGGAGGCAGAAGCCGCGCGCTTACGCCGTCGCAAGAAACCAGTCTGGAGTCATCACAATCATATCTTGCAGTCGTACGCTATTACGCTGGCCTATCAGGGGGGGCTGGTCCTTATTTTTGGGTGGATACTGATTCCGTTTTTTGTGATTCACAATGGCTTCGCCTGGTTCCAGCTTACCAGTGCGAACTACATTGAGCATTACGGTTTGTTGCGGGCCAAAAAGCCCAATGGCCGATACGAGCGCTGCCAGCCACATCATTCCTGGAATGCGAACCATACGTTCAGTAACCTCATGTTGTTTCAATTGCAACGCCACTCTGATCACCATGCTAATCCAGCGCGCTCGTTTCAAAGTCTTCGCAGTTTTGATGATTTGCCAGAGTTGCCCTTCGGCTACTTCACCATGTACATGATCGCGTACATCCCGGCATTGTGGTTCCGTGTTATGGATCCGATATTGATGGCCATTCCGCACATCAATGGTAACTTGAGTAACGTTAACCTAGACCCGAAGCGGGCCGATGAGTACCGCGCCAAATGGGGCGATACTGACACCCAAAAGTCAGCTGCCTAG
- a CDS encoding RNA methyltransferase produces the protein MLDNIRIVLVRTFHPGNIGSAARSMKTMGLTDLALVAPRDFPSEEAVKMAAGATDMVANARTFDTLPEAIADCTTVIASTARPRGYDLPELDPEAAASLLVQDAQKGPVALIFGPERMGLHNQDIKHAKYRVTIPANPQYSSLNMAAAVQTLAYEVYKAATQGVATNPVVSPPRDLPTSADIERFYGHLEQVLGDIQFLRPHQGETMQRLRHLFTRAEPDVLELNILRGILSAIDKTRSQP, from the coding sequence ATGTTGGACAATATCCGCATTGTATTGGTACGCACATTTCATCCGGGCAATATTGGGTCTGCGGCGCGGTCGATGAAGACCATGGGCTTGACTGATTTGGCCTTGGTGGCGCCTCGCGATTTTCCGTCCGAAGAAGCTGTCAAAATGGCGGCTGGTGCGACGGATATGGTGGCCAACGCGCGCACGTTTGACACCCTGCCCGAAGCGATCGCGGATTGCACCACCGTGATTGCAAGCACCGCACGCCCGCGGGGATACGATTTACCAGAATTAGATCCAGAAGCCGCTGCTTCTTTGTTAGTACAGGACGCACAAAAAGGGCCGGTTGCGCTGATCTTTGGCCCAGAGCGCATGGGATTGCATAACCAGGATATCAAGCATGCTAAATACCGTGTCACGATTCCGGCCAACCCGCAGTACAGCTCATTGAATATGGCCGCCGCGGTGCAAACCTTGGCGTATGAGGTGTATAAAGCGGCGACTCAAGGCGTGGCCACAAACCCTGTTGTTTCACCACCGCGTGATTTACCGACTTCGGCAGACATCGAACGGTTTTATGGTCACCTGGAACAGGTACTCGGTGACATTCAATTTTTGCGTCCTCATCAGGGTGAAACAATGCAGCGACTGCGACACCTATTCACGCGCGCAGAACCCGACGTGCTGGAGCTAAATATTCTACGCGGTATTCTCTCGGCGATCGATAAAACCCGTTCCCAACCCTAG
- a CDS encoding type IV toxin-antitoxin system AbiEi family antitoxin produces the protein MIEKKILDAAIQQFNLQAKIELTNLEYEGEVDGEVVDAILELKPGGRRLLAEVKNWVAHKDIGAVIHQLQGLPQGYDRILVADYVNPPMAERLKKQNVNYMDAAGNVFLNLPGTYVQIEGRKPDRDQNFEKPGKAFTATGLKVVYALLTKPELLNATYREVAEQANVALGAIGEILKDLTTQDFLAGGRRSTKREFVDKRALIDKWVEEYPKLRQKIHLGAFYANKPNWWDNPDLTQYGALLGGELAAAKTTNQLKPKIATIYLDEAQRDTFLKDHRLQKAEGENTLTAPNVQLFAKFWGDQDHETELTNHLLTYADLLASGDVRNREVANEVANTYLYD, from the coding sequence ATGATTGAAAAGAAAATACTAGATGCTGCTATTCAACAATTCAACTTGCAGGCCAAAATCGAATTAACGAATTTGGAGTATGAAGGTGAAGTGGATGGTGAAGTTGTCGATGCCATTCTGGAGTTAAAGCCGGGAGGGCGACGACTGCTGGCCGAAGTGAAAAACTGGGTAGCCCACAAAGACATCGGTGCGGTGATTCACCAACTGCAAGGATTGCCACAAGGGTATGATCGAATTCTGGTCGCTGATTATGTGAATCCGCCAATGGCTGAGAGACTCAAGAAGCAAAACGTCAACTACATGGATGCCGCCGGGAATGTATTTTTAAATCTGCCTGGCACCTATGTGCAAATTGAAGGTCGAAAACCTGACCGCGATCAAAACTTTGAGAAACCGGGCAAAGCATTTACTGCAACCGGGTTAAAAGTGGTCTACGCGCTATTAACCAAGCCCGAACTCCTCAATGCCACCTACCGAGAGGTTGCGGAGCAGGCCAATGTAGCCTTAGGTGCAATCGGTGAAATACTCAAAGACCTAACAACGCAGGATTTCCTGGCCGGTGGCAGAAGGAGCACCAAGAGAGAATTTGTGGACAAACGAGCCCTCATTGATAAATGGGTCGAGGAGTATCCCAAGCTTCGACAAAAAATCCATCTTGGTGCCTTTTACGCCAACAAACCAAATTGGTGGGATAATCCAGACTTAACCCAGTACGGCGCACTACTGGGCGGTGAATTAGCCGCAGCAAAAACCACCAATCAACTAAAACCCAAGATAGCCACAATTTATTTAGACGAGGCGCAGCGAGACACGTTTCTTAAAGACCATCGCTTACAAAAAGCAGAGGGCGAAAACACGCTTACCGCGCCGAATGTGCAATTGTTCGCCAAATTTTGGGGCGACCAAGATCACGAAACGGAGTTAACTAACCACTTACTCACTTATGCCGATTTGCTGGCATCAGGGGACGTGCGTAACAGAGAGGTCGCGAATGAAGTCGCTAATACCTACCTTTACGATTAA
- a CDS encoding DUF4870 family protein, producing MSALITTTANVGDSEYKSHALISYILLVVGLFTAIPLLFGAIWAMIQKGGAYGTIYHSHLVNATRVFWWSLFWTIIGALLLFIGVGLVIWGVVWLWAFYRVLNGMAKLLSDVPYPL from the coding sequence ATGAGTGCGTTAATTACCACGACTGCTAATGTTGGCGACAGCGAGTATAAATCGCATGCGCTGATTTCGTATATTTTGCTGGTTGTCGGTTTGTTTACGGCGATTCCGTTATTGTTCGGCGCGATTTGGGCGATGATCCAAAAAGGTGGTGCATACGGAACGATTTACCACAGCCATTTGGTAAACGCGACGCGCGTGTTCTGGTGGAGTTTGTTCTGGACCATTATCGGCGCGCTGCTGCTGTTCATCGGAGTTGGTCTGGTCATTTGGGGCGTGGTTTGGCTTTGGGCTTTCTACCGGGTACTTAATGGCATGGCAAAGTTACTCTCCGATGTGCCGTATCCGTTATAA
- a CDS encoding TonB-dependent receptor, with amino-acid sequence MKMVTHKNSKTGRNVAGKAAGSKVAGFYRTTLSTCIAAAIAGVAAPSVMAQSDDDSVLEEVVVTGYRASIRDSIDQKRFSDVVVESISAEDIGKLPDSSIAESIARLPGLAAQRLDGRASSISVRGFNEDFSTTTFNGREQVSIDDNRGVQFDLYPSEIMSAVTVYKTPTASLVNQGIAGTIDLQTVRPLDRRESVTALNISAEKNSLNNLNADGEDTGYRGTFSYIDQFADDTVGVALALSTFESPNNEERWNAWGYPTDDAGNNVLGGAKPFVRSSNLQRDTFMGVIQYEPTENLSITADALYIDFLDEKILRGIEIPGAIWGGGFGTEFTPGTVENGFVTSGTLSNVMGVVRNDFEQRDATLKNFGLNVELALNESMTLEVDASTSQTERTVWSLESYSGTGRGTGVGATDTLAFTMDGQEGVTFNNQLNYADPALVQLGAALSWGNGSTVPSDGQDGFINIPEVDDELNAFRVDLSKDFNEGFLTKLTFGMNYSDRTKEKRDSGFFLTLNDYPNRTGVPAGYEVAPTSLEFLGLGSMLSYDSFGLYRDGFYTETDESLTSNNRLINTWSVNEKITTAFVRADFATEVAGMPLTGNVGLQYVDTDQTSVGNAVTSDNGFAVAQSREAGANYDHTLPSLNMSLELSDTQKVRLGLARTISRSRMDRMNAGFGYNFDSALNAAGLPPFSAEGGNPELRPNEADQFDLSYEWYFSDEGYVAVAYFYKDLRAWQEQIEIVTDFSGIIPPGAEGLVNNTTGVTRAWVDNTTGSIDGFELTGVLPGNLISETLDGFGLSVSASFLDSELDSAIDGGPIVVPGLSEEIVNATLFYEKNGFSARASVRDREDFLGERFGISFSRQFTTVKGATIWDAQVGYDFGEAGIEALDGLAISFQAQNLTDEPYTTVSGDGFITDFQRYGRTYLINARYRF; translated from the coding sequence ATGAAGATGGTAACTCATAAAAACAGCAAGACTGGCCGCAATGTGGCTGGTAAAGCTGCAGGGTCAAAGGTGGCGGGGTTTTACCGAACAACTCTCTCCACGTGTATTGCAGCGGCCATCGCAGGCGTTGCAGCGCCAAGCGTTATGGCACAGAGCGATGACGATAGCGTATTAGAAGAAGTGGTTGTTACCGGCTACCGTGCCAGTATTCGTGACTCGATCGATCAAAAGCGTTTTTCGGATGTGGTCGTTGAATCGATCAGCGCGGAAGACATTGGTAAATTGCCAGATTCCAGCATCGCCGAATCCATTGCGCGCCTGCCGGGTTTAGCCGCACAGCGTCTGGACGGTCGTGCCAGCTCGATTTCAGTGCGTGGCTTCAACGAAGATTTCTCTACTACGACATTTAATGGTCGCGAGCAGGTGTCGATCGATGACAACCGTGGTGTTCAATTTGACTTGTACCCGTCTGAAATTATGTCAGCGGTAACGGTCTACAAAACGCCAACCGCGTCATTAGTGAACCAAGGCATCGCTGGCACCATCGATCTGCAAACCGTGCGTCCTCTGGATCGTCGCGAAAGCGTGACCGCGCTGAACATCTCGGCTGAGAAAAACAGCCTGAATAACCTGAACGCAGACGGCGAAGACACTGGTTACCGTGGTACGTTTTCTTACATCGACCAGTTCGCCGATGACACCGTCGGTGTGGCATTGGCGCTGTCGACCTTTGAGTCACCAAATAATGAAGAGCGTTGGAATGCCTGGGGCTACCCAACTGACGATGCAGGCAACAACGTACTGGGCGGTGCTAAGCCATTCGTTCGTTCATCGAACCTGCAACGTGACACCTTTATGGGTGTGATTCAGTACGAGCCAACTGAAAACCTTTCGATCACTGCAGACGCGCTGTACATTGACTTTCTAGACGAAAAAATTCTGCGTGGTATCGAGATCCCTGGCGCTATCTGGGGCGGTGGTTTCGGCACCGAATTCACGCCGGGCACGGTTGAAAACGGCTTCGTGACTAGTGGTACCCTGTCAAACGTGATGGGTGTGGTGCGCAATGACTTCGAACAACGTGACGCAACGCTGAAAAACTTCGGTTTGAATGTAGAGCTGGCGTTAAACGAAAGCATGACACTCGAAGTCGACGCCAGTACCTCACAAACAGAGCGCACGGTGTGGAGCCTAGAGAGCTACTCAGGCACCGGTCGTGGCACTGGCGTAGGTGCGACTGATACACTGGCGTTCACCATGGACGGTCAAGAAGGCGTTACGTTCAATAATCAATTGAACTACGCAGACCCTGCGCTGGTACAACTGGGCGCGGCCTTGAGCTGGGGTAACGGCAGTACGGTACCGTCGGATGGTCAAGACGGATTTATCAACATTCCAGAAGTTGACGACGAGTTGAATGCATTCCGGGTCGACTTGTCGAAAGACTTCAACGAAGGCTTCCTGACCAAACTGACTTTCGGTATGAACTACTCCGATCGTACCAAGGAAAAACGCGATTCAGGCTTCTTCCTTACCCTGAATGATTACCCCAACCGTACTGGTGTGCCGGCGGGTTATGAAGTTGCGCCAACCTCGCTGGAGTTCTTGGGCTTGGGCAGCATGTTGTCGTACGACTCATTCGGCTTGTATCGCGACGGTTTCTACACCGAAACGGACGAGAGCCTGACCTCAAACAATCGTCTGATCAACACGTGGTCGGTGAACGAGAAAATTACCACGGCGTTTGTGCGTGCAGACTTCGCAACCGAAGTAGCAGGTATGCCACTGACCGGTAACGTCGGCCTACAATATGTCGACACAGACCAAACTTCCGTTGGCAACGCGGTTACCAGCGATAATGGGTTCGCCGTCGCGCAATCACGCGAAGCCGGCGCCAACTACGACCACACTCTACCAAGCTTGAACATGTCGCTGGAATTGTCAGACACACAAAAAGTGCGTCTGGGACTGGCACGCACGATCTCGCGCTCGCGTATGGATCGGATGAACGCTGGATTCGGTTATAACTTTGACTCGGCATTGAACGCGGCAGGCTTGCCACCGTTCTCAGCAGAAGGCGGTAACCCAGAGTTGCGACCCAACGAAGCAGACCAGTTCGACCTGAGCTATGAATGGTACTTCAGCGATGAAGGTTACGTGGCCGTTGCGTACTTCTACAAAGACTTACGCGCGTGGCAAGAACAGATCGAGATCGTTACTGACTTCAGCGGCATCATTCCTCCAGGCGCAGAAGGATTGGTAAACAATACCACTGGCGTGACACGTGCTTGGGTGGATAACACCACGGGCAGTATCGATGGCTTCGAGTTAACCGGTGTTCTGCCAGGCAACCTGATCTCCGAGACGCTTGACGGATTTGGACTCAGTGTGAGTGCCTCTTTCCTCGACAGTGAGTTGGATTCTGCCATCGACGGTGGCCCAATCGTGGTACCTGGTTTGTCCGAAGAAATTGTCAATGCCACCTTGTTCTACGAGAAGAACGGCTTCAGCGCACGTGCCAGCGTACGTGATCGTGAAGACTTCCTCGGTGAGCGGTTTGGTATCTCGTTTAGCCGTCAGTTTACCACGGTGAAAGGTGCGACTATTTGGGACGCGCAAGTTGGCTATGACTTTGGCGAAGCTGGTATCGAAGCCTTAGATGGCCTTGCGATCTCATTCCAAGCGCAAAATCTCACCGACGAGCCGTACACTACGGTCAGTGGCGATGGGTTCATCACAGATTTTCAACGCTATGGTCGAACCTATTTGATCAATGCGCGCTACCGTTTCTAA
- a CDS encoding restriction endonuclease has product MARRKRRDQSGAEVLFGIIVIIPILLYLNGVSVGTALTWGAIIIVSFLLMALSIWFIHGLTKPSPPLDLTGAGKTHSKAHRAKSRAKNQRATKLPIISPEPTQPPQHWSTELIGQLEWRVFEKLCTRLWELKGFNAKETQTGADGGVDFYLYANTTQQKIGAVQCKSWGKKQIGVSVIRELQGVVAAEQLKLGLLMYTGQLSKDAQNFLQQPSVSIKAQNQHDILSEIQKLPTETQASLLRETTQGDYTTPSCPNCDQKLVQRTAKKTGKVFMGCVNFPRCRYTI; this is encoded by the coding sequence ATGGCAAGGAGAAAACGCAGGGACCAGTCCGGCGCAGAAGTATTATTCGGTATCATCGTTATCATTCCCATTTTACTGTATCTCAACGGAGTTTCAGTCGGCACTGCGTTAACCTGGGGAGCAATAATAATCGTTAGCTTCTTACTTATGGCATTATCAATCTGGTTCATACATGGGCTAACTAAACCAAGTCCACCGCTCGACTTGACAGGTGCGGGTAAAACGCACTCCAAAGCGCATAGAGCAAAATCCAGAGCTAAGAACCAACGCGCCACCAAACTTCCGATAATCTCTCCAGAACCAACTCAACCGCCACAACACTGGTCGACCGAACTCATCGGCCAACTCGAATGGCGTGTATTCGAAAAGCTCTGCACCAGGCTCTGGGAGCTCAAAGGATTCAACGCCAAAGAAACACAAACGGGTGCCGATGGCGGCGTCGACTTCTATCTCTACGCCAACACCACACAACAAAAGATCGGCGCGGTGCAATGCAAAAGCTGGGGCAAAAAACAAATCGGCGTAAGTGTTATCCGCGAGCTACAAGGCGTCGTCGCAGCAGAACAACTTAAACTCGGGCTGTTAATGTACACAGGTCAGCTTTCGAAAGACGCACAAAACTTTCTCCAGCAACCCAGCGTCAGCATCAAAGCGCAAAATCAGCACGACATCTTAAGCGAAATACAAAAACTCCCCACTGAAACCCAAGCCAGCTTACTGCGAGAAACCACCCAGGGTGACTACACAACACCGTCGTGCCCAAACTGTGATCAAAAGTTGGTTCAACGCACGGCCAAGAAAACAGGAAAAGTGTTTATGGGGTGCGTCAACTTCCCGCGTTGTCGATACACTATATGA